Part of the Zea mays cultivar B73 chromosome 4, Zm-B73-REFERENCE-NAM-5.0, whole genome shotgun sequence genome is shown below.
CCACATACGTATATTCCACTTTATGTCAGCTCAGTAATTTTCATTTTCTTTATAGTTGTCAAAATTGTTCACAGAGTTTTATGTATATTTTCATATATATTTTTAGGTTTATGTTGAAACCGATCCAGCTACAAACACTCCACAGGTTGGCCAGGCTTCTCTTGATTCGGAGATGCAAACTGTGTTAGCTCTACGCGAATATTTGTGTGGTCTGCAATCTGACACCGGCAGGTACGAAGTTCATACTTAATCTAAATGTGTTTATATGCTTGTAGATTTACGCCACCTCTCTAATTGATTTAAAAAATTCACCAGGACCATAATAGATTATGGTGAATATTCAGCGACATGTTCTGACATATATGAATCTTTTGCCGATGGGAAGTGTCTCGACAATGGATTCATGCAGTGTTTCATCCAATGTGTTATTCATGATGCAAAAAATCAGCAGACTTCCATGAGTTCGAACAGTTTGGTTCTTGATGTTAATGTTGGGGTAAACTATTGTAACTTACATACACCATTTTCATATACAAATTAGATCAACCCAAGTACACTCACTCCATTTATATTGTTTATTGCAGTCAATACTCAACTTTGAGGAACAGGAACGACACAGTCGCAATCCTCAACCTTTTGATGAATCTGTACTCCACACACTTCTAGACAATTCATTGCCTGAGACAGATGAGTTGGACCAATGCAAAGCGGTAACAATCGTATTTCATAATCCAAACACAATTCCTTTTTAAATGTAACATATCACATTGTTATGCTTTTGTAAGTTACCCTGTTAATTTTATGCTTTTTTTTTCACGGTCAGATAATGGTCCCCATGGTAAGCAGGGGGCATTGGACATTGTATGTTGTCAACAAGGTCAAGAAGTGCATTCATATTTTAGATTCCAACCCATATGGACCAACACTTGGTGGAACTACATGGAAGGACTATCATTTTGCACATTTGGGCTCAGGTGGCAGAAAGTTACCCTGGGCTAAGGTTATTATGAGCAGATTAAACAAAGCAATACAACATGTGCGGCCCAGTTCATGCTTTCCCAAGTTTGGTAACTTCACAATTGACTTGTGCCAAAATTGTCCTAACATGGCAGCTGGATCAAATGATTGTGGGTTTTATGTCATGGGTTACATTCTATTTTATCAATGCGACGAAGGATCTTTGCGGTCAGACATAGAAGCAGTacgtacaaatttaccatttaatTCTACAGTTTGCCCATGGCAACACATGGAACAGAGGTATAACTAACTCAGTGTTTTTGTATTGCAGGGCAACACCAGTGAGATACAGTCTCTTGCGCTGCATTACATCACATTCCACCCGAAGAACAAAGCATTATCGCTGCTCCAAGACATCCAAAGATTCAAGGTCTAAAGGATGTAGTTTAGTTTGGTCATGTAATATATTCTGTATACAATGGTTCCCTAAACTTCAGATCAGTCATCTGTGTATATTATGGCCAAAGTCCGTAGACGTTTCTTAGTTATGTCATTGACAACTTTGGGATCACCTTTTTTCTAAACTGGAATGTTGTTCCAAACTGTGTTTGAAATGTAATGTCTGTTTCTTGCATTTGATTCTTCCAGGTTCCTGTACAATATTGTTATGTCAATAACCTCGAAGTATGCATGTTTCTTGACCGGAGTTTACGATATAATTATTGAAAGGCTTATGCATGTCTGTACAGTCAGATTGCTGCATAACTGTACAGTCAGATTGCTGCATAACATGCATAACCTATCTGGACGTATGCATGTTTACGATATAATTATTGACCGTAGTATATGTACAGTCAGTTTGTTGCATAACTGTTAAAGCTTATGACAAATTACACATACATTTATGCCAGTTTGCATTACACAACGCAGAGTCATTTTTTGTACAGTCATGGTTCACAAGCTTACCATCTTATGCATTACACAACGCATAGTTACGCAAGTTTTCACATACATTTATGCTAAGTATATGTACAGTCAGACTGCTGCATATTTGTTAAAGCTTATGACAAACTACACATCCATTTATGCCAGTTTGCAAGTATATTTATGATTCTTTCTGGAAGTAGTCAAACGAACACAGGACTCACATTTACACAAGGAAATATTTGTATCTTATGGTCTTCTACTCTCTACCAGATGAATCATCATCTCCGACATCCACCGTTCGTTTTTTCGACGTTGATGTCTCATTCCATTGCGGGGCTGCAGCTATGAGTTTGTTCCTTGAACCAGGAGGCCGTCCTCGCTTACGTCCAGATAGGTTAGCCAATCGAACCCTATTATCCTCGACAGTTAAACATGTATGGCTGTTGTGACCATCAGCTATGCCACATTTCTGGCATTTCCTGCTCATCTTCTTAGCTCCTTTCGCACCCAATTTTAAAACTTGTTGCTCACTACCTTTGATTGTTCTTCCCTTTGGCTTGGCCTTATCTGGTCTTGTTAAGTTTACACCTTCCATATGAAATTCCAGTTTCTACAAATCAAAGATATCAAGTCAGATTTTACATTCTCGTATGTCATCATATATTGTCGCAATGTTTTCACCTTTCTAGCTTCCACATCCATAGAACTACTCTCAACCAGCCGAATGTCAGTGTTATGTTCCAATGTCAATATCTGCATATTACATTGATCATCCTTAGTATTGCATTCATTTGTATTAGAG
Proteins encoded:
- the LOC109945559 gene encoding uncharacterized protein, producing the protein MDPDAPIFDATPQIKSTGGVQQVAETDLPDSGPCFDQTPSEHVYVETDPATNTPQVGQASLDSEMQTVLALREYLCGLQSDTGRTIIDYGEYSATCSDIYESFADGKCLDNGFMQCFIQCVIHDAKNQQTSMSSNSLVLDVNVGSILNFEEQERHSRNPQPFDESVLHTLLDNSLPETDELDQCKAVTIVFHNPNTIPF